DNA from Mugil cephalus isolate CIBA_MC_2020 chromosome 5, CIBA_Mcephalus_1.1, whole genome shotgun sequence:
CAAGCTGATTTAGGACAAATGGCTAATGTGTGATTTCCTTGTGTTGCTGGAGGTTGTTCCTGTGGAGGTAGCTTCAGTTATCCTGCAATCTACAGATGGATCTCAGACTGAGCTAGAGATAAGTGGTGGAGAAAACCTCAGTCCTTTTCTCCTCAGCCCTGCCCTCTGTGCTAATGTAGTGCTGAAGGTAAATCAGCCAACACTGTCTTTGTAGAGTAAATTTGAATAGAAAGCTGTTAAAATTTTACCTGGGAAAACATGTATTTCAAACTTACTACTAGGAATGCACTCACACCAGATAGAAGTACTTATAATGCTGATAAAGACTACAGATATGAGTACTCAATACTATTACATTTCTAAATACGACTGTATGAAGAAATAACAATAGCTctagaaaataacatttaacaccTCAATGATGACTTCAAACCTAGGGAGGACTTTACTTGTGAATTTGGGAATAGCTGATGCAGCCCTGTCCATGTTAGAAACCGAATATTGCAGTCCAGGAGGCAGTTACACTCATCTTACTCTTGCTCTGAGATTAGTTGAATAACAGTCAGACATGCTCCAGTCCTTGGAGATAAGTCTGGCCATCTTGGTAACACCCTGGTGGTTATTTTGAATTAAGACGTACCAAGTCCTATATAAGTGGATGGGAAGGGAGCCAAAACTGACATTTCACAGTTCGCTGGGACTTACAAACTATCTATATAAAGACCAGCCAAATCTTAGACATCAAAAACTTTAAGAAGTTGTGCCTTTTCTTCCcaaaatttatatttttcttgtgtAAGGTTTCACAACACCAACTTTTCATTTACAGCTCAGTCCACAGTGCTGTGACATAGAGTGTATGGAGCAAGTGGTTAGATATTGGGTACATTGTCAGCAATActtttttcagttatttcatgtaatttaattcagtttaattcagaaTCAAATTCTGTATGACTATGACCTCATTGTTGAAACATATGAAATCAATATATTGtgacaaaaaaatcaacattacaGTAACTACACAAAGACGTATAGCTGGAAATCTAGACATAGAATTATTTCACTCCGTAATAGCCTGTGTATTTCCTCAGGTTTTCTTTACGATTAGGTACAACCCAGTTGGTGAGATAGTAAACGTGACAGTATCTCTGCTGCTTGGATTTGTCAGTGACACCATGCTGCCACTGGAACAGGAGTTTCAGGTCATGTATGTCCAGGTAATGTATCACAACTGGCCAGTAACCTATTAATTTGTATCCACAAAAGTGTTTTCTtgatatgtaaatattaatatttgctCTAAGAGTTTATCTACTAAATGGGCTCTTAGTGCACCACACTGCTGTATATTACTTATCTGTCCATTCATGTCACaccctttttctttattttttttttgtctgcatttgtctacatagttaaacaccacagggtgtcaacattatatgaggttgatgcagttatattcttgcagttgaatattttattacttcagtgcatAAGTGTGACCATCACTACCCTGGGAActatcctgttgatctttattgagtggagtgaccttgtgtggcagggagggcagtgctacacctcactgaatagagggagagaacaaaggacagaaactGGTGATGTGTaaggttctgtgcttcccaaatCACCTCACTCAGATTTGACTGGGTACAGGGGGgtgctgtgtagatctctggagagatgagagaatCCAGGgagggtaagggtgtcccaataggGGAGAGCAGTCTGcgatagggcacgtagtgatggAGTGTAAGAACACTCCAGCCCTTATTAGACGGGTCTCATCAATTCttattgatgtgatccagcatgggctggcaggtgacaacacacaggcatgtgggcattccctaaatatgagtgagaccattaccagtgcccagagtcaggtcagaaacCCCAGCCCCCGAGAACCACCACCTCAGTGTGGGTTGCATGGGTAacaagaccagagaaccaccatAGCCACGGGGCACGCCACACCCTGGCGCACATGGCAAGTGACAGCGatcacccccagaccgaccaagcgaccACATGCCGGTGCAGGCCAGAATGGCCCCCTACACCCCCCAACCACCGGTGACCGTCCACCCAACGCCACCGACGGAAGGAGGCcttaaagaaaacagaaaatagtcCAAAAAATACATAAGTTCTAGTAAGCACATAAAATGGTGAAAAAGATAACTGCAATGCATGCAGAATGTAAACAATGTTCTGGTACAAAGACAGGGGACCACACACCAGGTCAGATAAGTGCATTTCATTTGAACCAGAAAGAACATTTCAAATGCAGCACTCAACAAACTGACTGCGAAAGTTGGTAATTCCAACGTCACGATCCAAGATGTAGATCAACACATTCGTTATTAGCGTTACAGTTTATTTGTGTTCCATCAAATCAGCTATACACATACAATTTTGCTTCAGTGTTTGTATGTGCACAATGCATTGTTATCAATGATtctgtgaaatatatatatataatgtgtgtgaCATGAGAAAACGTTTTCCTGATATTAAGTCTTCATAATGTACTTTGTCTTGTGTCTGATACACAGGAGGATGGTGGAGAGGCGACTGTTCACTACAGCGGAAATCCAGGTTATGTGGCTGGACTACCTCTTGTGTCTGGAACAAGAACAGCAGAATATCCTTTACCTGTATGTCTTGATGTCTCTTATACAGGGTATAAGTCTGTGTAAGTCTAAGAAGGTCATTTTGATAAAGTCAAAATtatgatattttttaatgatcactatgtttttctgttgaaaaTGGATTTCCACATGAACCAGAAAAGTTAATGTGTCCGTGAACGGCTGTAGTAAATGGATACTCTCAAGAGCTTTCGTCATTGTATAACTGCTTGTATGTTGCCCAGAACTGCAGTATGTGTACGTTGCTATACCAGTCCCCACCAGCTATTGCGTCTTTTCAGTCTTCTTATAGATGgggaaaatgcaaatgcaaaatacactcacttgccactagGGTTGCAAAGGGGTGGGAAATTTCTAGTAAATTTCCAGAAACTTTCCATGGGAAGTTAAGCTGGGGAATTTGGGAAATATTCCAAATTGTAAACTTTACATGGGAATTATGGGAATTTATGGGAATTAACTGTAAATTGGGGGTAATTTAAACAAACTGGATCATATCCAAACATAAATGTAATCACATTTGAGGTAACTACCACCACCATAATAAGCTAGCCTTTTAAATggtcaatgaaatgaaaaatagctAACATGTAgcacctatttttatttaatgattccAAGTTAAACATCAATACTATTATAGATCAAATATATTTACCCCATAATATGATCAAAACTTACTACTCCGCGCGCTCAAATGTGTGGCTTCAATAGTCTTGTGCTTTGGGCTCAAAACTGTGGCCTCCAGGGTTCAAGAATTCATCTGTGCATGTGATGGAGGAATGCACAGTGTATGCAGCTGGTGTGGCCTCAATAGCCCTGCAGTAGGCAGTgtgctgtgtgcatgtgattgAGTGTACTTGAAGTAAATCTGGTTGTTTTAGCCAAAAGTATGCTACAATATATTTTCCCCAACTACACACGACAAAATTGTTGGTACCCCTCggttaatgaaagaaaaacccaCAATGGTCACAGAAATAACTTGAACCtgacaaaagtaataataaataaaaattctatgaaaatgaacaaatgaaaatcCGACATCGATTTTGAACCATGGTTCAacagaattattttaaaaaataaactcattaaACAGGCCTGGACAAAAATGATGGCACCCTTAACTTAATATTTTGTTGCACAACCAAACGATTCCTGTAACTGTCAATGAGACTTCTGCACCTCTCAGCAGGTATTTTGGCCCACTCCTCATGAGCAAACTGCTCCAGCTGTCTCAGGTTTGAAGGGTGCCTTTTCCAGGCAGCATGTTTCAGCTCCTTCCAAAGATGCTCAGTAGGATTTAGGTCAGGGCTCATAGAAGGCCGCTTCAGAATAGTCCAATGTTTTCCTCTTGGGTgtttttagttgtgtgttttgggtcattatcctGTTGCAAGACCCATGACCTGCGACTGAGACCAAGCCTTCTGACACTGGGCAGTACATTACTCTCTAGAATCCCTTGATAGTCTTGAGATTTCATTGTACCCTGCACAGATTCAAGACACCCTGTgccagatgcagcaaagcagccccaGAACATAACAGAGCCTCTTCCATGTTTCACAGTAGGGACAGTGTTCTTTTCTTGATATGCTTCATTTTCTTGTCTGTGAACATAGAGCTGATGTGCCTTGGCAAAACGTTCtatttttgtctcatctgtccatagGACATTCTCTCAGAAGCCTTGTGGCTTGTCAACATGTAGTTTGGCAAATTCCAGTCTGGcttttttatgatttgttttCAACAATGGTGTCCTCCTTGGTCGTCTCCCTTTAAGTCCACTTTGGCTCAAACAATGAGAGATGGTGCAATCTGACACTGATGTTCCTTGAGCTTGAAGTTCACCATTAATCTCTTTAAAAGTTTTTCTGTGCTCTTTTCTTACCCTTCGTATCATCCATCTCTTTGATTCATCATCAATTTTCCTCCTACAGCCACATCCAGGGAGGTTGACGACAGTCTCATGGATCTTAAATTTCTGAATAGTATGTGCAACTGTAGTCACAGGAACATCAAGCTGCTTGGAGATGGTCTTATAGCCATTACCTTTAACATGCTTGTCTATAATTTTCTTTCTAATCTCCTGAGACAACTCTTTTCTTCGCTTCCTCTGGTCCATGTTGAgtgtgagtttattttttaaaataattctttTGAACCATGGCTCAAAATTGATGTCGgattttcatttgttcattttcatactatttttatttattattacttttgttgGATTCAAGTTATTTCTGTGACCATTGtgggtttttctttcattaaccGAGGGGTACCAACAATTTTGTCCACGTGTGCATATTTAAGATTCCTGTTGAGGGCCAACCTCCAATTTTGTAAATTTATTCCTGTTAATTCCCATGATAAGTCTCCAACTTTGAAAATTCCCAGAATTTTGCAACCctacttgccactttattaggtacacctgttcaatcacacatagctaatcagtcaatcacatgacttgctgaagttcaaaccaaggatcagaatgtggaagaaaggggatttaagtgactttgaatgtagTATAGTTGTTGGTGCTAGGTGGGCTgctctgagtatttcagaaactgctgatctactgggattttcacacacaaccatctctagggtttacagagaatgatccaaaaaagagaaaatatccagtgagcggcagttgagTGGACAAAAATATCTtattgatgtgagaggtcagaggagaatggacagactggttcaagatgatagaaaggcaacagtaactcaaacaaCCACTTGTAGGTTTTGCATTTAACAGTCTTCTCCACTGGGATTGCTAGAAGTATCAACCTTGGAGACACGCTGTCTCTGCTTCGCAGTGCTGAAGACCAAGACTGTCTTCAGGGTCCACACCAGCGCTCTCCAGTCCTGTTTGGTCTAGACTCGGTGTCTGGCTGCATATTAAGGCAAGCATCCACACACTCAACATATGTTATTCCCATGAAAAAGGTAGCACTGCCTTACATGGTAAAACAAAGGTGAGAGTGACTTGTCGTATCTCTGCAGGCTAGAGGACACTGCCAACTGCTCCCTGGTCTCCCAGCTGCTTCTGGACATTCTCAGAGGACCAAACTATCCCCAGTTTGTGGCATCCTTTGGAAACTCACGACTAGACAGTCCTCTGGACTGGGTGCAGATCAAGAACAATTTTTATCCATGGGTTAGTTCAGTATGAAACTTAACCTACTGTGACTTCTTTTAAGACGACTTTTGCCAGTAACATTGGCCATAGAGGTCACAACAATCTACAGTATCTTTCACTGGGGCACAACACTACAGTACTTTCAGCAGAAGGAGGCTCCATTCTGGTCATACAgattattatattgttatatCACACAGGTGTTTGTATTCAGAGGAGTTGATGAGAAATATCCAACACTGTGTCTGTCATTTGCAGGAAGCACAGAGTTGCAACATTCCATTGTCACTCCATTTAGAAATTGAATGGACCAGATATGGATCCTTGGTGAACCCCCAAGCTCAGGTAGTAAGCATCAAAGAAGTAATCCAGACCAACACCAGCACTTTGGTAAGGCTCACAATTACTTTTAGAATTCATATACTCATATGGTTTTCCACAGCTATTTCTTCAGAGCTCCAACAGCCTCGGAAACCAAGTGTGCTTATACGTGATCCAAATGTGGAAACACACTGGAAAAGGTGGAGTGAAAATGTCTATATATAGAGAGGATAAAGAAATATTGTAGGAATAGCAACACTAACACTAAAGCACACTATAAGCAGTACTGCATTACTGTATTAGAACCTCAAGTTTGGCATTTTGGCcaaaaacccacacaaacagACGGCATCAGGGCTGGGACCAGTGACGGTGTCCAGCAAAAATGACCCAGGCTGAAATTCAAGGTGGGGAGAATGATTCAGTTTCCGATGGTTGCTGGAGAGGTACTTGAGCTCAGTTTGTACACCGCGCCAGCCTCAACACTGGATGCTTCCTGTTCTTTTCGCCACGTAAATATCCTGGTTGTCATCCGACACTGAAAACAGTCGACACTGTCATCCGACTTGTCCATGACAATTTCTGCACTCATATTGATATCTTTGATATTTAGTTTGCCATAAAAGCAAGCAGGGCTTTTGAGTGGCATCAGTCAACATATTTTGAACCTGAGACACCAAGATCATCAAAAGCAATGTGGGTCATGATCACACTGTTTagccacagaaacacagctgtttGTTACTTATATCATCAACATAAACATCTGTTGCTCAATTCTCAGCCCAGCAGACACATAGTCTTAATATCACCATTACAATATAGTaaccagaagaaccagatgataCAGCAGCCAAATGATTGTCATAAGTTAGAAAGCAAGCACAACCATCTTAAACATTTGGGCCTAAAAGTATTCACATAAAATTTGCATCCTTCCTGACATTGATTACTCAGCCAGAGCAGATATTTCTTACGGTGACGTCACATTTACCAAAACATTGCAACATCTACAAGCGTGATAATCCACAGACATAGCCTCAGTTCCGTTATCATCCCCAAGTCATCTTGTTTCTTCCACTTGAGAAGCCTTCAGAATATTGTACCATTGCAGAGCGCCATCCATGCATCCAGGAAATGACCAGAGGcaactttttttaatcagcCCGGAATTGAATCATGATCAGATTACAGTAAACATTTTGTCAGTTCActgattttaatattaataaggataacaacagcaaatcaaaaatccaaataaacaacGGCTGCAGTCGGCCAAATAATATTTATGTACATTGCATTTTCATGGCTATTTTGCTACTTCATGACTATAGTACTATTTCACTTTAGTTTCTTTCCCCAACCACCCACTACCCCACTTTTTCAATAAAATGGGTCCAACCAACCAACTCCGTGAATCAGTATATATacatgcacttgaaaaaaaaacaattattgcaTTCATCCGACTTTTGCTGGACAACTTGAGCGCATGTAAATGCATTACTTAGACTAATATCATATcttccgattaagacacccagataatgcaatagTAAATCTCTGGCATGTATATGCCTAATAGGAGTTTAACTAGACagtgcatgtgcacatgctccacaacgtatgaccccagaacaaaaacatccaagaaagccagccGCAGAAGAAGGttaacagagctggtagaagaaccacctgcgGGATAGCGCTcgtcttatctgcaccataagtagtgtgcacattacgtacaagattaaaaaaaaagctgtacaaTTATCGAACTTATTATTTAATTGCCGGCCACATGAACAACTCCAGTTATTATATTACGTAATAGGTTAACTGGAAAGGGAGCcttattaacctgctgaaaagacacatatcgttTGGAGGatatgttcctgtcagttattctccattgcatgtaaactgggacaaggactgcattcagaaagtcaaattttgagcatagctgtCAATGTAAAAGCACTAATGACTTAAAcaaataaacttcttaaatctttgattttagccagtttttaatatttgactcaTATAGTTCACAGTACAAGGACCAACATATTTATGCTTCATTCTTCATACTTTAAGATATACTTCATACTTCAATATATGTGGGACATGCATAATTTTCCtcagtattttctctttttaaccAACTCTAGCAGAAAGTAGAATCTAGAGGCTCACATGTAATATGGTAATACAGCTGTAGAAACCATATACAATGCAAGCTTCTCTAGATGGTGAATCTtatctggtgtgtgtgtttatgctccCACAGGCCGTGGTGTCTGGAGAAAGCAACATCCTGCCGATCAGAACTTCTGTGGCCTTCATACCAACAtcagctgctgctcttcctGGTTACAGAGCCACACCCACCATCATTGCCAAATTACCAtttgattttttcttcccttttgtcTGATCCAACAACATGTTCCACTCACCAGTGTACAGCAACACCAAACATAGTTTATATGGCATTTATCACCACAAGCACAGTTTGGATGATCAATCTGCCATTGTCTCATGTATAGAACGAGTTTTGTAAgaagttttaataaataaaatcacctATTTATTACATATATTCATTCACTCTGGAATATTTATTGAAATCTGTTTTATATGACATACAGTCTCATTTAGCagatataaatgtaattttatgtaCAAGTCATCAGTCTGCAAAAGATATTAATGAGCATTCTGGAGTCCAGTTATCTACAGTATATATTTGACATTTCATATATAAATGCGAATATCTAAGAAGTTGAATGTTCTCAAAACAAGCAGAGGGTACTGAAGTTAGGTGTAAAATAAGTATACAGTGTGACTGTTGATAGAAATGTTGGTGAACAGTAGCACCACAACAGTTGGCTTGATGAGTCAGAACTCTATGCCGTGCTTCTTCAGGAGAGCGTGCAACTTCTGGTTCTCTTGGGCCTGTCATGatagagacaaacagagagacaaattgatttgttgcttttttacaGATGCCATAGTTTGCTGCCCATGTAGTCCTACATATaagaatgtcttttttttaaaaaaaatgtccccatAACTTTTATTTGATCTCTATTTAAAGGTTAAATGTAAAATAGAGGGTATAAGTAATCACCAGTTTATCCCCACGCTCCTGTAGCTCTGTGGCTCTTGCGACAAGGTGGTCGTAACTCTCCTTCAGCTTGTGGATCTTCTGGCTTGCACGGCTTTTCACTGACACTAAAATCCCTGCAGGAAATTAAACATAGTCAGCTCCACCTGTATGGTCTACAATAACAGAAGCTCTAGATGGCTGTATTCACCGGTGAGCACTGACCATTGATAATCCTAGCCACCCTCCAGAGTCGGAGCAGGATGAGGAGACCCATCCCATCAAAGGCGTCCTCgtggaagatgaaaacaacatccaacacaaaggacaccaccaccaccaaaccaTCAAATACCTCAAACTTATGCTGGAAGAACTCAAGGCGGTAGGCAAACATCTTCCCAGCCAGCTCCACCATGAAGAAGGTGAGAAGAGCCAGGCTCAGATAGTGAAATACCTGTGAAACTAAATGTTAGTTACATCGTagcaatgtaatgtaataatcaGAACTCAGTGGAAAGGTTGATGTCTGACCTCAGGAGCAATATGGCCATGTTCTAAATCGATGACAGCCAGGTCTATGAGCAGCTCCGCAAGGACAAAAATGGCATCCAGGATTACCAAACACACCACTGCTATCTAAAAGCCAAGTTAAAGAACATTTTGAATGCAGGACTGTTAGGATATAACATAATGTTCATATTATTGTCACACCATTCCCCATGACACTATTGTGCTTAAATACAGTTTACAGTATAACAATATCTTTTGAAAATACAGTTTCTCCAAGATTACACCAGAGGTTTGCAGCACTCCTGGGGCTCAGAATGGTAGTTACTTCAAATTTGAAGACGAATGCAAAGATTAGAAaaatcttgaaaaaaataaaaatatgtctcATTAACCTCCTTAACCTGTAGCaataactgtattttaattaccTAGTTTCCTAGTAGTAGATCGATGCTTATACTGGTTCAGCAGCATTAATGCATGAGCATCGTTTTAATTTGCAGTAGGCTTCTAGTACACAGGCTGATTTTAAGCATCTTGAATGTGATCACTGTTACAGGCAGAACATCGGTTTCAGCATCATCTGTGAAAAGACTATAATGGAATACCTGAAAATGTTCTGAGCTGTACAGCCTCTTCAGTGAATCCCTGAAGGTCAGTGCAGGTGGAACTTGCGCTGTAGCAGGACTCAGGTCCTCACTGGCCACGAGCAGCTCTTCATCCTCCAACTGGTTCGGCTGCTCATCGCCCACAGTGGTGAAATACTTAAGGTACCGAGCCATGCTGGCAGACTTGACAGAACGGGGGAGATTCGTGCGTACTACCTCAGTTCACCTCAATAGAGAACAAAAACGATCCACTAACTTTCTCTAATAGTTAGAATATAACTTAATACATTGCAGCTTaccaaatgtttttctcttctgaagAAGAACAGCGGAGGCGAAACACTGCATGAGACAATCTGCAGAATAAGGCAGGTCAGTAAGAGTTATGGTAAAGCTAATGCACAGACTTTGCAATCTGTGTCAACATGATAGATTTCTCCATAGACAACCAGAGtttacttctccttttttttttttttagttttttttagttttgcagtACGTTGTTGAAAGGGCAAACCAGTGTGAGTCTGGTGTTAAAGGAAAGCTTAAGGTGCCATCCTTATTAATCATTCACCCTTGTATGTCATATGACTGTTGAGTGTTATCATCAAACCACCATGCCCAAAGGATCAATCTGCAACTACAGCTTCTTTCTGCAGAGTAGATGACTTCAACACAGATGCTGTCCCCTGAAGAGTAGGggtcaaaatgaaacacacacagcttgtTCCGAATTAGATTCAGCATTGGGGGCCTTCACAGACAGCAGCACCaaacaacattattattttggggGCATGAGACCACACGTTAGTCTACTGAAACACAGTTGACACAAGGAAGGCATTCGTTTGGTATCCATTGCTGATTCCAATGTAGTGAGGACTGACAAACGCAAATATCGAGCTTCTGTGTCTTTCTGGCAGTAAAAAGTTTGAAACTTTTCCTACCAGATTTTACAGGAATGAGTGCAGCGCTTACGCGTTTGAGTTTAACGTCGGGATCTCAGGAGTCGACCGCAGACTACAACTCGTGATGAAAACATCCGTCTGAACTGAATTTGCCAACCAAGCGTTTTGCTGAAAGCTTTACGGCTCGAGGACAGAGCGCATGCGAACGGAATCTTTATTACTGTGAAACGGATTAGCGGGTTACTTTTATTTCCCACTTTAACTTTTAAAGCTTTTAGGAGGAAAATAACGTGCAACTTCTCCCAGTGAAGACTCCGCCTTCGACTCCTTCCCCCGTGTCTCCACGTTAACGTCGAGTTGTACCAGACTGCGTTTAAAGAACAGCAGGTTTACTCCGTTTCGCATAGCGGAAAACATTAAAGAATACGAGTAACTGTTGTGAATAGCGTAACCAAAATTGTCACTTTGTTGAATcaattattgtgtgtttttgccatCGCATTTCGAGATGCTGGACAACGAGTGAGCAGTGTGTATGAGCGAAACATTAGCGTTAAATCTTTCAAGTcagtttatgtatttatctttgTATTTTGGTACGCTGGCCCTGCCTCTAAATAGTAACTTGAGTTCCAGATGAGTTCTTGTTACTTTTGAACACTGGCCGCTGTGCGCCCCTGCCATGGAGtgtgcagatttattttattgtagtggtatgaggcaccactgtcttgaataattccggttcaccctgccctctctggccaatcattagtcacacagagaggataaaagtaggagaggtttctcccccctgtcctctcgcttcctgcctcgtcggcccgcccacttccaggttgtccccactgctcaccgcatcggacaggtaggcacgcattagcatgccggtaaaagtccacacttgttagtgtcagttaattcaaacataacctttccgatagatccggcatccacgcggtcctggcagggcactggggtcgctatcactggcgtttaggtgagttgcggtgtgctgctgctgctaattgtcttggccaggtgttgagcctcctcctttctccactcctctccctctaacagtgctggttgttggtgttgtggtggctgtccccCGCCGCTACgctcttcacccctctcccttttttttggtagagaccgaaaccgaccggataaaaggccggtagtttggacgccaagcagagtaagactggtactgaataattCCGGCTCattagccacggctgcctcgccccttcgctactgctaccttgctactgctacttcgctgctcctgttaattcgctgctcctgacttcgggttcttgacggccgttttgggtcgacctgcttcgcgctgctggcccgggttttctgctgctattgcacgtgtggcggtgcgcgttcgtgggtgtgtggctaccgcttgtgctggacattacgagcccagtccggaccctcagcccctagattagagtgtgtgtgtgcgtgagtgtgtgcgtgagtgcttacgtgtgtgtgcgttttaaatgcaattctcaaggtgtggtgtaattttgtttattc
Protein-coding regions in this window:
- the tctn1 gene encoding tectonic-1 isoform X3, whose translation is MAASSATVGSILNIFCLFILFTAVTTNENTTNDNFNATLFGDKNSDYTTANYYTTTEPTVFEFTTSTTSSSSTEEPAAPAEPLPVSGRLLNPVTNVDRLCPCDEHKDVCDINCCCDKECRQEVALFTSCTVSMVSVSKQLCSHDVAYYSLRSTIEGYSELQLSVQKETNYDIFCIHSQNRVDGLSYVSPALPTENSFESLFKQFTNFIFGSENSAHVSPAELQDSLGYQYGDTVVMRGESGQRVFFCLPAPGVTADCVNSPSAFLKDQSNRCSQRMVLDQDCSSLSALSIDTYTNVQLFVGKNKHATVVPVEVASVILQSTDGSQTELEISGGENLSPFLLSPALCANVVLKVFFTIRYNPVGEIVNVTVSLLLGFVSDTMLPLEQEFQVMYVQEDGGEATVHYSGNPGYVAGLPLVSGTRTADGIARSINLGDTLSLLRSAEDQDCLQGPHQRSPVLFGLDSVSGCILRLEDTANCSLVSQLLLDILRGPNYPQFVASFGNSRLDSPLDWVQIKNNFYPWEAQSCNIPLSLHLEIEWTRYGSLVNPQAQVVSIKEVIQTNTSTLAVVSGESNILPIRTSVAFIPTSAAALPGYRATPTIIAKLPFDFFFPFV
- the tctn1 gene encoding tectonic-1 isoform X2, which gives rise to MAASSATVGSILNIFCLFILFTAVTTNENTTNDNFNATLFGDKNSDYTTANYYTTTEPTVFEFTTSTTSSSSTEEPAAPAEPLPVSGRLLNPVTNVDRLCPCDEHKDVCDINCCCDKECRQEVALFTSCTVSMVSVSKQLCSHDVAYYSLRSTIEGYSELQLSVQKETNYDIFCIHSQNRVDGLSYVSPALPTENSFESLFKQFTNFIFGSENSAHVSPAELQDSLGYQYGDTVVMRGESGQRVFFCLPAPGVTADCVNSPSAFLKDQSNRCSQRMVLDQDCSSLSALSIDTYTNVQLFVGKNKHATVVPVEVASVILQSTDGSQTELEISGGENLSPFLLSPALCANVVLKVFFTIRYNPVGEIVNVTVSLLLGFVSDTMLPLEQEFQVMYVQEDGGEATVHYSGNPGYVAGLPLVSGTRTAEYPLPVCLDVSYTGYKSVAEDQDCLQGPHQRSPVLFGLDSVSGCILRLEDTANCSLVSQLLLDILRGPNYPQFVASFGNSRLDSPLDWVQIKNNFYPWEAQSCNIPLSLHLEIEWTRYGSLVNPQAQLFLQSSNSLGNQVCLYVIQMWKHTGKGRGVWRKQHPADQNFCGLHTNISCCSSWLQSHTHHHCQITI
- the tctn1 gene encoding tectonic-1 isoform X4 is translated as MAASSATVGSILNIFCLFILFTAVTTNENTTNDNFNATLFGDKNSDYTTANYYTTTEPTVFEFTTSTTSSSSTEEPAAPAEPLPVSGRLLNPVTNVDRLCPCDEHKDVCDINCCCDKECRQEVALFTSCTVSMVSVSKQLCSHDVAYYSLRSTIEGYSELQLSVQKETNYDIFCIHSQNQNSAHVSPAELQDSLGYQYGDTVVMRGESGQRVFFCLPAPGVTADCVNSPSAFLKDQSNRCSQRMVLDQDCSSLSALSIDTYTNVQLFVGKNKHATVVPVEVASVILQSTDGSQTELEISGGENLSPFLLSPALCANVVLKVFFTIRYNPVGEIVNVTVSLLLGFVSDTMLPLEQEFQVMYVQEDGGEATVHYSGNPGYVAGLPLVSGTRTADGIARSINLGDTLSLLRSAEDQDCLQGPHQRSPVLFGLDSVSGCILRLEDTANCSLVSQLLLDILRGPNYPQFVASFGNSRLDSPLDWVQIKNNFYPWEAQSCNIPLSLHLEIEWTRYGSLVNPQAQLFLQSSNSLGNQVCLYVIQMWKHTGKGRGVWRKQHPADQNFCGLHTNISCCSSWLQSHTHHHCQITI
- the tctn1 gene encoding tectonic-1 isoform X1, with the translated sequence MAASSATVGSILNIFCLFILFTAVTTNENTTNDNFNATLFGDKNSDYTTANYYTTTEPTVFEFTTSTTSSSSTEEPAAPAEPLPVSGRLLNPVTNVDRLCPCDEHKDVCDINCCCDKECRQEVALFTSCTVSMVSVSKQLCSHDVAYYSLRSTIEGYSELQLSVQKETNYDIFCIHSQNRVDGLSYVSPALPTENSFESLFKQFTNFIFGSENSAHVSPAELQDSLGYQYGDTVVMRGESGQRVFFCLPAPGVTADCVNSPSAFLKDQSNRCSQRMVLDQDCSSLSALSIDTYTNVQLFVGKNKHATVVPVEVASVILQSTDGSQTELEISGGENLSPFLLSPALCANVVLKVFFTIRYNPVGEIVNVTVSLLLGFVSDTMLPLEQEFQVMYVQEDGGEATVHYSGNPGYVAGLPLVSGTRTADGIARSINLGDTLSLLRSAEDQDCLQGPHQRSPVLFGLDSVSGCILRLEDTANCSLVSQLLLDILRGPNYPQFVASFGNSRLDSPLDWVQIKNNFYPWEAQSCNIPLSLHLEIEWTRYGSLVNPQAQLFLQSSNSLGNQVCLYVIQMWKHTGKGRGVWRKQHPADQNFCGLHTNISCCSSWLQSHTHHHCQITI